Proteins found in one Oncorhynchus keta strain PuntledgeMale-10-30-2019 chromosome 2, Oket_V2, whole genome shotgun sequence genomic segment:
- the LOC118360175 gene encoding zinc transporter ZIP13-like — MKSGGGRPSWALAALFTGAALLVISSRGASSGKMMSQAAMAHATATAAGSGPGLPDEFLGFQALADFFASERADVWLCSLVGSVAVGLTGIFPLLVIPIEAGAALETAAGCRKLKQLLSFAIGGLLGDVFLHLLPEAWAHSHSCSPDESQLHYRTQGLWVIMGMLSFLLLEKMFPDENSQEDSIGNSQHVPTSHSSDSSSEALSHINGHHSDTWSSPCKTKSSLQQVPKKIKTSGYLNLLANCIDNFTHGLAVAGSFLVSRKVGCLTTFAILLHEIPHEVGDFAILLRAGFDRWSAARMQLSTALGGVLGACFALCAQSPRGTENATAWILPFSSGGFLYIALVNVVPDLLEETSLGHSLLQILLLCCGIAVMAVLSAVVD; from the exons ATGAAATCAGGAGGTGGTAGGCCCAGCTGGGCGTTGGCTGCACTGTTCACTGGTGCTGCCCTGCTGGTCATCTCCTCCAGAGGGGCGTCCAGTGGGAAGATGATGTCCCAGGCAGCCATGGCTCATGCCACAGCCACAGCTGCTGGATCAGGCCCAGGGCTTCCAGATGAGTTCCTAGGCTTCCAGGCCTTAGCTGACTTCTTTGCAAGTGAACGTGCTGATGTCTGGCTCTGCTCTTTGGTTGGGTCTGTTGCTGTAGGCCTCACTGGAATTTTCCCCCTTCTTGTTATTCCTATTGAGGCAGGAGCGGCCCTCGAGACAGCGG CTGGCTGTCGGAAGCTAAAGCAGCTTCTGAGCTTTGCCATTGGTGGTCTCTTGGGTGACGTGTTCCTCCACTTGCTCCCGGAGGCTTGGGCACATTCCCACTCCTGCAGCCCAG ACGAGAGCCAGCTCCACTACAGGACCCAGGGCCTGTGGGTTATCATGGGCATGCTGTCTTTCCTTCTCCTGGAGAAGATGTTCCCAGACGAGAACAGTCAGGAGGACTCCATTGGTAACAGCCAGCATGTCCCT ACCTCTCATAGCTCAGACTCCAGTAGTGAGGCGTTGTCCCACATCAATGGGCACCATTCTGATACGTGGAGCTCGCCCTGCAAGACAAAAAGCAGCTTGCAGCAAGTGCCAAAGAAAATAAAG ACAAGCGGGTACCTGAACCTGCTGGCTAACTGCATTGACAACTTCACCCATGGCCTGGCTGTGGCAGGGAGCTTCCTGGTCAGCAGGAAG GTTGGGTGTCTCACCACCTTTGCCATCCTGCTCCATGAAATTCCCCATGAA GTGGGTGACTTTGCCATCCTGCTGCGTGCAGGGTTTGACCGCTGGAGTGCCGCCCGCATGCAGCTATCCACAGCCCTGGGAGGGGTGCTGGGGGCCTGTTTCGCCCTGTGTGCCCAGTCTCCCAGAGGGACAG AAAATGCAACAGCATGGATCTTACCATTCTCCTCGGGAGGCTTCCTGTACATAGCCCTGGTCAACGTGGTGCCTGACCTACTGGAGGAGACCAGCCTCGG ACACTCCCTGTTGCAGATCCTGCTCCTGTGCTGTGGCATTGCCGTCATGGCCGTCTTGTCTGCCGTAGTGGATTGA
- the LOC118360183 gene encoding transcription factor PU.1-like: protein MLHPYRMEGYLISPGPPSEDMYEPDIYRQQMSEYSYPYVIDAESQGDHWDYHTTHHAHPLDFDNLPGGHFTELQSVQQLHLPSMARYSDVDTLSLDPGLGGHNHALPPPVPYYPRAMGYLHPSPQTMRSSDDEEPGGRSPPLEVSDEECLRDHIAHVTRGELGNKKKIRLYQFLLDLLRNGDMKDSIWWMDRDKGTFQFSSKHKEALAHRWGVQKGNRKKMTYQKMARALRNYGKTGEVKKVKKKLTYQFSGEVLGGRSHLERRPYSQL, encoded by the exons ATGTTGCATCCGTACAGAATGGAGGGGTACCTCATCTCACCTGGTCCT CCATCAGAAGACATGTACGAACCCGACATCTATAGACAACAGATGTCAGAATATTCATATCCCTATGTCATCGATGCAGAGAGTCAAGGAG ATCACTGGGACTATCACACCACTCATCATGCCCATCCTCTGGACTTTGACAACCTCCCAGGGGGCCACTTCACTGAGCTCCAGAGTGTCCAGCAACTACATCTACCCAGTATGGCTCGTTACAGCGATGTTGACACTCTCTCTCTGGACCCTGGCCTTGGGGGACACAACCATGCCCTACCCCCACCG GTGCCATATTACCCTCGTGCCATGGGCTACTTGCACCCCTCTCCTCAGACGATGAGGAGCTCAGACGACGAGGAGCCAGGAGGCCGCAGCCCTCCACTAGAAGTGTCTGATGAGGAGTGTCTGAGGGACCACATCGCCCACGTAACAAGGGGAGAATTGG GCAACAAGAAGAAGATCCGTCTGTACCAGTTCCTGCTGGATCTGCTGAGGAATGGGGACATGAAGGACAGTATCTGGTGGATGGACAGGGACAAGGGCACCTTCCAGTTCTCCTCAAAACACAAGGAGGCACTGGCACATCGGTGGGGCGTACAGAAGGGCAACCGCAAGAAAATGACCTACCAGAAGATGGCACGGGCTCTTCGCAACTACGGCAAGACAGGCGAGGTCAAAAAGGTAAAGAAGAAGCTGACTTATCAGTTCAGTGGTGAAGTGCTGGGGGGGAGGTCTCACTTGGAGAGGAGGCCATATTCCCAATTGTAG